A window of Candidatus Poribacteria bacterium genomic DNA:
TTTGGTTCTTGCTTATTGGTGTTGCGGTAGGTTGTGGCGGGGATGAGAGCAGCAGCACGAACGTTGCACCGCACATCCTGGTGTTTGAAGCAGAATCAGATATAGTTTTGCCCGGGGCAGAGGTGCCGATTCGTCTGGAAGCGAGCGACCTTGAAGGGCACTCCCTATCATACACGTGGAATGTTACGGGTGGCGATTTAATCGAAAACGCCTCTGGTGCCCTTTGGCACGCCCCGCAAACTGAACGGAAGTACCAGATTGAAGTTACGGTAAGCGATGGAGAAAACGCTACGAGAAGTACACTGGATATCCAAGTGTGGCGGACCCGTCCTGGAGACTATTATCCACTGGCTGTGGGGAATGTTTGGCATTACCGTGACGCAAGGGGATCCGAGATTACTTTTGAAATTGTGGATACCATCCAGATTCAACGCGCAGGTGGGAAAACCATTGAGAGTTTTGTCCTCCAGAAATCGAGTAAAGCTGAAGGTTTAGAAAACATTGTCAACTATTCCTACCTCGGCACCAGCCTTGATGAAAAGGGTGAGATTTCAGCGATTGTACAGCACGCGCAGAATACCACATCCGGTACAGGTGATACGATTCTGTTTGTGCCGTATCTCCCACTATACCAATTTCCACTGATTCCCGGTGAGAAGTGGGAGGTTAACTTTCAGGCACAATTAGTCCCTGAACTCTTTCCGATTGGCGGTGGGCTCGACGAATTTGAGGTGATTTCAGAAGAGATTGTGACGGTGCCAGCCGGAACTTTTGAACACGTCTTCCAAGTTCAAGAATCCTTTCGATGGGGATTTGATATTGAAAATCAGAATGTTCCACTTGACATCACTGTCGTAAAAAAATGGGTCGCTCCAGATGTTGGAATTATCAAATTTACACAATCGCAGACTCGAGGTGATGTGACTGTTGATACAGTCTTTGAGCTTGAGTCCTTTGAATTAGTTGAAAATTAAATCTGTGAAGAATACAACAAAAAAACCAGAAATTTTGACGACAACCGTGGGTTCTTACCCTGTACCGGCCTGGCTTCTGTCAACGCCGACAGAGCAGACCCTGCTTGATGCGACGCGCGTTGTCGTAGACATCCAGCGGCAACGTGGTATTGACCTGCCGACAGATGGCGAACTCTACCGTTTTGATGCCAACCACCCAGATACCAACGGCATGATTGATTATTTTATTCGTCCGCTTTCGGGTGTGAGGGCGGAGGTGGGGAGGCAGGAATGGAATGAATTCCGGCAGATGCAGACGATGTCGTTCCGTGCGAAGCCGGCAGGGGTTGTTGAGAGTGCTCTGGGAGAAGGCACGTTAAACCTTGTCTCTGATTGTGCGCGCGCAGTGAGTGTATCTGGAAAGGATATCAAATTTACGGTAACGAGTCCTTACATGCTCGCGCGGACCTTGTTAGACAAACATTACGGCGATTTTGATAACCTACTGACCGCTTTGGCAGAAGTATTGGCAACTCAAGTTCGGGAATTGGATTGTGCGTGTCTTCAAATCGATGAGGCGAATATACCCGGTAATCCACAAGATGGACCTCGCGCTGCTGAGGCGATTAATATTGTTCTTGATGCGTTCAATGGCGAGAAAGCGGTCCATTTCTGCTTTGGCAACTATGGCGGTCAGGTAATCCAAAAAGGGAACTGGCGTGCTCTGGTGGATTTCTTGAATACGCTTCGGTGCGATCACTTGGTTTTAGAACTGAAACATCGTCCTGAGTCAGATCTTGAAGCACTCAGGGACGTTACATCAGATATTGTCCTCGGTATTGGCGTGATTGACGTAAAGGTCAATCCGATTGAGACTCCAGATGACGTTGCGGTCAGTATCGAGACAGCGGAAAAGATATTGGGTGCTGGACGGATTGGCTGGGTGCATCCGGACTGTGGTTTTTGGATGCTCCAACGCTCTGTGGTAGACCGAAAGATAGAGGCACTTGTACAGGGTAGAGATAAGTATTTGGGACTCACCTAACGAAATGGATGTAGAAACGGATGTTTGAAGCTCGATTGCCGATGTTGAAAAAATTTCAGAATGTTGCCGGTGCCGCCGCGGGAATAGGGTTCATACTTGGCATGCTGATTCCTACCGTGGCGATTTTTATTTTGGGCTGGCACTGTCCGTTTGGAGATGGCATTCTCCGGATCGGTGGATTTTTGGTAATTATGGGGTTTGGAAGTGCCATTGTTTTTGGTAACATCGTTGCTCTCGTCCTCATCGGTTTCGCAAAATATCGCCAGACGCTTTCTGATTCATCAAAAAAGAGGGAATAGATGGAATTCAACCTTTTGCACACGATCTTGCTGTTTTGCACAGGCATTGCCGCTGGTTTTTTAAACACAGTCGCTGCGGGTGGTTCGTTGTTGGCACTTCCAATGCTCATCTTCCTTACCTCCGATCCGACATTAGCAAACGGCACAAACCGGGTCGCTATTTTCTTCCAAAACCTCAGTGCCATTATAGGTTTCCGGCGTAAGGGAGTCTCTAATTTTCGGTATGGCATCTTACTCGCTGTTCCTGCGGTTATCGGTGCGGGGATAGGTGCCAAAATTGCGATTGGTACGGATGCAGCGTTGTTCCAATTTATCCTTGCAGCCGTGATGCTCATTATGCTCGGGCTAACCCTGCTGAATCCCACAGCCCGGTTAAAGGATAGGATTGAAAGCGGTGGTACAGGTTCTACCGTTCTCGCGATAGTTGCGTTCTTTTTTATCGGAATCTACGGTGGGTTCATCCAAGCAGGTGTAGGTCTGCTTGTTATAACGGCACTGCGCCTTTTGACGGGTATCGATCTCGTTCGGACGAATGCGATTAAAGTTTTAGTTATCTTCTTTTATACCGTGCTTGCCCTCGGTATTTTTATCATGGAAAAGCAGGTCGATTGGAGCTTAGGTGTGACGTTAGCCATAGGGAATGCCACGGGTGCCTGGATTGGCAGTCATTGGGCAGTCGAGAAAGGCGATAAGTGGATTAAAGTGGTGCTTGTTGTAGCTGTTTTGGTCTTTTCAGTGAACTTAGCGTTAAAGCCCTTTAACTTAGATATTATATCCGTGCTTGGACTCGGTTAGCGACTTAATTCTTGATAGGAAAAGATGAGGCGGTGGATGGCTGTAATGTGTGAAGTGAGTGTGAGTATACCGAGCGTACAGAGCAGAATCATTCCTGTGCTTTGGAGGATCGGAAACTTGTGTAAGAGTGCCCCCTGTAGCACAGTCCCAGCCCCGAGCAAGATGATGCGCTCTGGTCGTTGCATGAGTCCGACCTTGCATGTCACCTGCAACCCCTCCGCCCTCGCTCTCACATAACTGACAAGTATTGAACCGAACCACGCACTGAACGCGAGAACTATCCCAAGCAGACTTCCCAAACTATAAAAGTAGATGAGGGCTCCAAGGAGAAGAAACCCTTCCGAGTACCGATCAATAACGGAGTCCAGCAGTGCGCCGGATGCGCGCGGGTTTCTCTGTGCGCGTGCCACTGCCCCGTCTATCATATCAAAACTTCCGCCAAACAGAATCAAAATCCCGCCGGTGACGAGACGGCCTGTCGCGACATAAAAGGTCGCGATGAGGTTCACGACGAACCCGAAAAGTGTCACCATATTCGCCGTAATACCGATTGCCACCATCTTATTTGCGACGACAGACAGAATAATTTCGAGCCGAGGTTTTAATTTCGCTTCAAACATTTTTTAATTGTTCCTTGCGGTTCGGTCAGGTCGCTCTCGAAAACAAAGGACTTCTCCGTAGAGCCGCCCTNNNNNNNNNNTGCGGTTCGGTCAGGTCGCTCTCGAAAACAAAGGACTTCTCCGTAGAGCCGCCCTTCACTACGCTACGGGTTTTAATTGTTCCTTGCGGTTCGGTCAGGTCGCTCTCGAAAACAAAGGACTTCTCCGTAGAGCCGCCCTCCACTACGCTACGGGCTACGCGCTCTCTATAACACTCATTGAGAGGCAACTGACAATCATTCCCTGCCTTTCGCTGCGAACCGTAAGGACTCTTGCCGATTTTTGACTAATTCTGAGGCAGGTATCGGCTCTGTTCGACAAAGGAGTTCCAAAATTGCGGATTCAATGTCCGTTGGGTGCCGCACGATTTTTACCTTCTCGTGTTCAGAAAACTGTGCATCTGGTGGTGTCACGAGTACAACCCCGTCACTCCATATAAGTTCTGGATACGCGTAAGTGCTATCATAAGCTTCATCGAAAACCGTGATGATAGGGTGCGGTAATTTTAGCAATTCCAATTCAGCATTCTGAATTGACTGTGCACAATCTAACGAGGTTCGACGTTGGACTGTAGCAATGTGAACAACGGGCAGATTCCACAAAACCATAGGCTTTTTGAGGCGATGTGCTAATGTTGTTAACCGCAGAAAACATCGCCACTCCGCAGCACCGTTCAGGCTTTGTGCGTCACCTTGTACAAGGACGATTCTGGTGTCGTGTATCCACGCGAGACCGGCGAATCTAAAGGTCCCCTTACTTCCGGCTCTATCGCCGTAAAGTTTGATTGCCTGAGTGAAAGGTGGTGTTTTTGCTTGGGTGTTTCCCCCAGGATATTTAGCGATATTCGATGACATATACCCAGGACCTTTGATGCGTAGCGAATTGTATAAAAAAGGCAGGGAGGTGCTGGAAACACCGTCCCTGCCTGAAAGGTGATGGGTTTCGCCTATTCACGTCCACCCATAGCGTTGATAGCAAATAAGCCAACACCTGCTGCCAGAGTCGTCAGAAACACCAAAGCGCGCTTGGATGAGGAGAGTTCCTCGTGGACCCCTTTGGCATCCTCAAGTATCATCTTGACCTCGTTGATTGCCTTTTGGTTAGCTTCAATGCTCGCCAAAAACATCTTCACGTTCTCTTCGATTGACTCAATGAGTTCGTGGGTTGCTTTCGCTTGCATTTTGTGCTCTTTGATCATCTCCTCGATTCCTGCGAGATGCTCGTCAAGATGGGCGATTTCATTAAGGATAGCAGTTTTCTTGGCTGCCAAGGCTTCTTTGATACTGGATGAGACTGCGTCACCCGTTTCACTTACAGCAGTGATTAACTTTTCTTGCGCTTTTAGGCTTGCTTCAAGAGCCTCGATCTGTGCCTTGAGTTCGTCCATACTGTTGGTGAGTCCGCTAATTTCTGCTTCGAGCTTATCTCGCGTTGCTTCGGACTCGGCTAATTCCGCCCTTAGCTGCTCAAGTTCTGCTTGCTGCTCGGCAAGTTCCTCTTCAGCAACTTCCTTTACCTCTTTCATCATAGCGACTGGAATGCGTAATGATTCACCGGGATAGATGAGGTGTGGGTTGGTGAAGTCGTTATATTTGCTCAGTTCGCGCCACCGGAGTGGGTCCTTGAGGTGCTCTTGACAGAGATCCCAGAGGGTATCCCCCTTTACAATGGTGATGAGTTGGGTGCCATCATCCCCGTCATGCGGCGTGATTTTCGCGGATGCGGATAACACGTAAACTCCACTGAGTGCTGCGCAAATGTACAGAACCAGTGCCAACTTCAGTGTGCCTCTTATCATTTTCATCAGTTATCTCCTTTAAAACCTATAAGAGAGAGACGCAAAGTGAGTCGATCCAACGCCGTTAATTTCACTTGCCATGCCATCTTGAATAGCGTAGTCAATCTGCAGACCGCCGATGTTCACGCCAAACCCTCCGAAGAGATTTTGGGTATCGCGTGACGCTCTGACCCCACCTCGGATAGCAAGTGCGGTGGATTTGTAAGTGACAATGGTGTATTCAGCACCGAGTCTTAGGCTTGTCGCGCTCTCGTCAAGATTGACCATCTCTTGCTCAAGATCGGCGGCGAATGTGACAACGTTCCCCATATAGAGGTTATAGGCTGCGCCGACGCTAATCACCATCGGCACGGTGTCTTCACCGAGGGCTGCCCCTAAGTATTTAGCAGCGATGCCGTAATGGAAGGTCGGGACTTTCTCTTCGCCGACATCAATGTGCAGGGCATGCCCCATGAGCCCGACATCTACGCCCCCAAAGCCACTCTGGCTTTCAACGCCTTCTGCGCCAAAGTTATCCGCCAGCATGCGCCCTGTGAGGCCGATACCGAAGTTTCCGAGACCAATGCCGTAGGAGAGGGAATAGGCGTTTGCACTATAGTTGAATGTGCCACCGTAGCGTTCTCTGGCATCATATTGTTGGATACCACTCACGCCTGCATTTGTGACAGCAAGTCCGATAGATCCGGCTGAACCGAGCGCTTTCGTCACTGCGATGAAGTTATGGCTTCTATCCAGATCGAGTTGCTGTGTCGAAAAATTGAGGCTTAAATCCGCTGCGGAGCCGAGTCCTGCTGGGTTCCAAACGGTTGCGGTGGCGTCATCGGCGATTGCTGTGAAGGCGCCCCCCATGCCGATCGAGCGTGCACCGGCACCAAGCCGTAGATGTGGCATGGCATCCACTCCGGCAAAACTGACCGGTGTCACCGCTAGGATAAGAAAGAAAAGTGGTATTAAACCGCATAGCAATTTCGGGCCCTGTTTGGAAGCCCATTTAGCAATTTGCGTTGTTATTAACATTATATCCTCCAAAAGACTGTCCACATCGGGAATTGGAGAGGTCCAATTCCCGATATGCAGACTGCGGTATACTTAGCGCGTCAGTGCGAGTTTGAGAAGGGCATACTCTGGCTCGAAACCATCTGCGACCATAATTTGACAGAAGTAAACGCCTCGAGCTAAGTCTTCGCCAGCGGTGGTGGTTCCGTCCCACCCGATTGCGGCTTTGCCAGTGTACTCGCCTGCCT
This region includes:
- a CDS encoding CDP-alcohol phosphatidyltransferase family protein → MFEAKLKPRLEIILSVVANKMVAIGITANMVTLFGFVVNLIATFYVATGRLVTGGILILFGGSFDMIDGAVARAQRNPRASGALLDSVIDRYSEGFLLLGALIYFYSLGSLLGIVLAFSAWFGSILVSYVRARAEGLQVTCKVGLMQRPERIILLGAGTVLQGALLHKFPILQSTGMILLCTLGILTLTSHITAIHRLIFSYQELSR
- a CDS encoding cobalamin-independent methionine synthase II family protein, whose protein sequence is MKNTTKKPEILTTTVGSYPVPAWLLSTPTEQTLLDATRVVVDIQRQRGIDLPTDGELYRFDANHPDTNGMIDYFIRPLSGVRAEVGRQEWNEFRQMQTMSFRAKPAGVVESALGEGTLNLVSDCARAVSVSGKDIKFTVTSPYMLARTLLDKHYGDFDNLLTALAEVLATQVRELDCACLQIDEANIPGNPQDGPRAAEAINIVLDAFNGEKAVHFCFGNYGGQVIQKGNWRALVDFLNTLRCDHLVLELKHRPESDLEALRDVTSDIVLGIGVIDVKVNPIETPDDVAVSIETAEKILGAGRIGWVHPDCGFWMLQRSVVDRKIEALVQGRDKYLGLT
- a CDS encoding PorV/PorQ family protein, coding for MLITTQIAKWASKQGPKLLCGLIPLFFLILAVTPVSFAGVDAMPHLRLGAGARSIGMGGAFTAIADDATATVWNPAGLGSAADLSLNFSTQQLDLDRSHNFIAVTKALGSAGSIGLAVTNAGVSGIQQYDARERYGGTFNYSANAYSLSYGIGLGNFGIGLTGRMLADNFGAEGVESQSGFGGVDVGLMGHALHIDVGEEKVPTFHYGIAAKYLGAALGEDTVPMVISVGAAYNLYMGNVVTFAADLEQEMVNLDESATSLRLGAEYTIVTYKSTALAIRGGVRASRDTQNLFGGFGVNIGGLQIDYAIQDGMASEINGVGSTHFASLSYRF
- a CDS encoding LysM peptidoglycan-binding domain-containing protein, which translates into the protein MKMIRGTLKLALVLYICAALSGVYVLSASAKITPHDGDDGTQLITIVKGDTLWDLCQEHLKDPLRWRELSKYNDFTNPHLIYPGESLRIPVAMMKEVKEVAEEELAEQQAELEQLRAELAESEATRDKLEAEISGLTNSMDELKAQIEALEASLKAQEKLITAVSETGDAVSSSIKEALAAKKTAILNEIAHLDEHLAGIEEMIKEHKMQAKATHELIESIEENVKMFLASIEANQKAINEVKMILEDAKGVHEELSSSKRALVFLTTLAAGVGLFAINAMGGRE
- a CDS encoding sulfite exporter TauE/SafE family protein, which codes for MEFNLLHTILLFCTGIAAGFLNTVAAGGSLLALPMLIFLTSDPTLANGTNRVAIFFQNLSAIIGFRRKGVSNFRYGILLAVPAVIGAGIGAKIAIGTDAALFQFILAAVMLIMLGLTLLNPTARLKDRIESGGTGSTVLAIVAFFFIGIYGGFIQAGVGLLVITALRLLTGIDLVRTNAIKVLVIFFYTVLALGIFIMEKQVDWSLGVTLAIGNATGAWIGSHWAVEKGDKWIKVVLVVAVLVFSVNLALKPFNLDIISVLGLG